One stretch of Longimicrobium sp. DNA includes these proteins:
- the lptB gene encoding LPS export ABC transporter ATP-binding protein — MIVPGGLTLAAKGLVKTYRGRRVVNDVDVHVRQGEIVGLLGPNGAGKTTSFYMIVGLIRPDRGKVFIGPRELTGVPMYKRARAGIGYLAQEPSIFRRLSVEENVMAILQMMPLSRAERKRRLEELLDELGIKHLRKTKAYALSGGERRRLEITRALVSQPRFMLLDEPFAGVDPIAVHDIQQIVSDLRRRGIGVLISDHNVEQTLDIVDRAYIMYEGRVRVSGTVSELVWNDEVAEIYLGPTLTARMRERYDHPESEDAV; from the coding sequence ATGATCGTTCCCGGCGGGCTCACGCTGGCGGCCAAGGGGCTGGTGAAGACCTACCGCGGCCGCCGCGTGGTGAACGACGTGGACGTGCACGTCCGCCAGGGCGAGATCGTGGGGCTGCTGGGGCCCAACGGGGCGGGGAAGACCACCAGCTTCTACATGATCGTGGGGCTCATCCGCCCCGACCGCGGCAAGGTGTTCATCGGCCCGCGCGAGCTGACCGGCGTGCCCATGTACAAGCGGGCGCGCGCGGGGATCGGGTACCTGGCGCAGGAGCCCTCCATCTTCCGCCGGCTGTCGGTGGAGGAGAACGTGATGGCCATCCTGCAGATGATGCCCCTCTCCCGCGCCGAGCGGAAGCGGCGGCTGGAGGAATTGCTGGACGAGCTGGGGATCAAGCATCTCCGCAAGACCAAGGCGTACGCGCTCTCCGGCGGCGAGCGGCGGCGGCTGGAGATCACCCGCGCGCTGGTCAGCCAGCCGCGCTTCATGCTGCTGGACGAGCCCTTCGCCGGCGTGGACCCCATCGCCGTGCACGACATCCAGCAGATCGTGAGCGACCTGCGCCGCCGCGGGATCGGGGTGCTGATCTCCGACCACAACGTGGAGCAGACGCTCGACATCGTGGACCGCGCCTACATCATGTACGAGGGCCGTGTGCGGGTGAGCGGCACGGTCAGCGAGCTGGTCTGGAACGACGAAGTGGCCGAGATCTACCTGGGTCCCACGCTGACCGCCCGGATGCGCGAGCGGTACGACCACCCTGAATCGGAAGACGCGGTATGA
- the rpoN gene encoding RNA polymerase factor sigma-54 has protein sequence MKTGLYQGTTLKQEMKINPRLYQAMDLLYMPLLDLQQHLKQELLNNPFLEMVEGDVEETVEERKDEKEQEKDDEIDWEEILLNGFETGGRREEYEEREYYEPVSVDTKELGDHLHDQLTLLRLSERELLLGEEIIGNINDEGYLEAPLEEIVQSLNDFMRDGEGWEGVDPYDLGEAERMLYVIQAFDPPGIGARDLRECILLQLRDCVVQDLVKETGEGEPPIPEVEERLRGSLAYRIVDQYFDQLINHRWSEISKELSITPRDVQDAADEVAKLDPKPGLKYASHGDNYIIPDLIVEKIEGEYLVFLNDTSLPRLKLSRTYRDIAKDKKKFQGENKEFISNKLNSANWMIQAIEQRRQTMLKVMNFIVDRQRDFFDKGVQYLKPLTLREVAEVIDMHESTVSRVTNEKFVQTPRGVFPLKFFFSSGLSTTSGEDVSARGIKAQIEKLVSDEDPAHPLTDQAIVNILKEEGIQIARRTVAKYRDQLGVLSARMRKRV, from the coding sequence ATGAAGACGGGCCTGTACCAGGGGACCACCCTCAAGCAGGAGATGAAGATCAACCCTCGCCTGTACCAGGCGATGGATCTCCTGTACATGCCCCTCCTGGACCTGCAGCAGCACCTGAAGCAGGAGCTCCTGAACAACCCCTTCCTGGAGATGGTGGAGGGCGATGTCGAGGAGACGGTGGAGGAGCGCAAGGACGAGAAGGAGCAGGAGAAGGACGACGAGATCGACTGGGAGGAGATCCTCCTGAACGGCTTCGAGACCGGCGGCCGGCGCGAGGAGTACGAGGAGCGCGAGTACTACGAGCCCGTTTCGGTCGACACCAAGGAGCTGGGCGACCACCTGCACGACCAGCTGACGCTGCTGCGCCTCTCCGAGCGCGAGCTCCTGCTGGGCGAGGAGATCATCGGCAACATCAACGACGAGGGCTACCTGGAGGCCCCGCTCGAAGAGATCGTGCAGTCGCTGAACGACTTCATGCGCGACGGCGAGGGGTGGGAGGGGGTGGACCCCTACGACCTGGGCGAGGCCGAGCGGATGCTGTACGTGATCCAGGCCTTCGACCCGCCGGGGATCGGCGCGCGCGACCTGCGCGAGTGCATCCTGCTGCAGCTGCGCGACTGCGTGGTGCAGGACCTGGTGAAGGAGACCGGCGAGGGCGAGCCGCCCATCCCCGAGGTGGAGGAGCGGCTGCGCGGGTCGCTGGCCTACCGCATCGTGGACCAGTACTTCGACCAGCTGATCAACCACCGCTGGAGCGAGATCAGCAAGGAGCTCTCGATCACCCCGCGCGACGTGCAGGACGCGGCCGACGAGGTGGCCAAGCTCGATCCCAAGCCCGGGCTGAAGTACGCGTCGCACGGCGACAACTACATCATCCCCGACCTGATCGTGGAGAAGATCGAGGGCGAGTACCTGGTCTTCCTGAACGACACGTCGCTGCCGCGGCTGAAGCTCTCCCGCACGTACCGCGACATCGCCAAGGACAAGAAGAAGTTCCAGGGCGAGAACAAGGAGTTCATCTCCAACAAGCTGAACTCGGCCAACTGGATGATCCAGGCCATCGAGCAGCGCCGGCAGACCATGCTGAAGGTGATGAACTTCATCGTGGACCGGCAGCGCGACTTCTTCGACAAGGGCGTGCAGTACCTGAAGCCGCTCACGCTGCGCGAGGTGGCCGAGGTCATCGACATGCACGAGTCCACGGTCAGCCGCGTGACCAACGAGAAGTTCGTGCAGACGCCGCGCGGCGTGTTCCCGCTGAAGTTCTTCTTCTCGTCCGGCCTGTCGACCACGAGCGGCGAGGACGTGTCGGCCCGCGGGATCAAGGCCCAGATCGAGAAGCTGGTGAGCGACGAGGATCCCGCGCACCCGCTGACCGACCAGGCCATCGTGAACATCCTGAAGGAAGAGGGGATCCAGATCGCCCGGCGCACCGTGGCCAAGTACCGCGACCAGCTGGGCGTGCTCTCGGCCCGGATGCGGAAGCGCGTGTGA